The following is a genomic window from Paenibacillus sp. FSL R5-0766.
GGGGCATATTTGCGCAATGTGAAGGGCGAGCGCTTCATGGATCGTTATCATGCCCAGCTTGAACTGGCCCCACGCGATATTGTGGCAAGAGCGATTGTTAGTGAGATGGAGTCCACCAACAGTACCTTTGTGTATCTGGACATTACGCATGAACAGCCAGAGATGATCAAGCATCGGTTCCCTACCATATATGAGACTTGTATGCGTTATGGATTGGATATGACAACCGACTGGATTCCCGTTGCACCTGCTGCCCATTACATGATGGGTGGAGTGAAAACGGATCTTAGTGGAGAGAGCAGTATCTCCCGTTTATTTGCTTGTGGCGAGGTGTCTTCTACAGGAGTGCATGGAGCTAACCGCCTGGCAAGCAACTCATTATCAGAAGCGATTGTATTTGGGCGGAGAATTGTTGATCGTATTCAATCTCTCCCTCCACTTGGCTTATTACAAGCAAGAGGGGTTGCGCCTTCATCTGAGGGCATGAATAACAAGATCAACAAGATCACGGAAGAGCAAAGGCCAGTATCCGAACGACGCTTACGACTACAGAAAATGATGGTTCGTCAGGTAGGCTTGCGTCGGAATGGTGAGGACCTGCAGAAGGCTATGGACAAGCTGCAACAGGAATTGCAATTTTTTGATCAGACACTCACGCATAAAGAAGAGCTAGAGTATGCCAACCTTCTGACCTGTGCCTGGTTAGTTACCAGCGGAGCATTACACCGCGAGGAGAGTCGGGGGGCTCACTATCGTGAGGATTTCCCGGCGCGTGATGATATCGTGTGGCAGAAGCATAGTCTGCAGCAGCGAGAACAAGCGATTGTGGAGGAATTGATGTCATGATACTGAATGGATATAATGAAGGGCTTATCGAATCAATCAAAAACTGGCTTCGTGAAGATGTTGGTGCAGGTGACATTACAACAAGTGTGACGATCCCGGCAGGCAACCAATCCAAGGCCATTATACACGCCAAAGACAATGGTATTATTGCAGGCATGACCGTAGCTGAACTTGTATTTCAGGTCGTTGATCCTGATCTTGTATTTACACCGAAGGTAACAGACGGAGACCAGGTCACCCATGGCACGGTTTTGGCCGAGGTAGAGGGAAGTACACATTCACTGCTTACGGGGGAACGACTGGCACTTAACTTGCTGCAACGTATGTCCGGAATAGCTACGCGTACGCGTGCCTACGTGGATGTGCTGGATGGTCTTGAGACCAGGCTCGTGGATACACGTAAGACAACGCCGGGCCACCGATTACTTGAGAAATATGCAGTGCGCGTGGGTGGCGGAGCGAATCATCGATTTGGACTGTACGATGCCGTTATGATTAAGGATAACCACATCAAGGGTGCAGGCGGAATCACTGAGGCGGTACAGCGTGCGCGAACCGTTATCCCACATACGATGACGATTGAAGTGGAGACTGAAAATCTGGAGCAGGTGAGAGAAGCCTTGCAAGCCGGGGCAGATATCATTATGCTGGATAACATGCATCCAGAGCGGATGCGTGAAGCGGTTGAACTTATTCGTGAACAGGCTCCTCATGTGAAGGTTGAAGCATCCGGTAACGTTTCTCTTCAGACCATTCGTGGTATTGCAGAGAGTGGTGTGGATGTAATTTCGGTTGGCAGGTTAACCTATTCCTTTGAGAGCCTGGATATTAGTCTGGATTTAAATGAAAAGAAAGAGGGGTGAACCTCTTTGATTCTAGTTGTAGACGTGGGGAACAGCAATATGGTGCTCGGCGTATATCAAGGCCGTGAATTGCTGCACCACTTTCGTCTGAGTACATCACGTCAGTCAACAGTGGATGAATACGGCGTATTGATTTATAATTTATTTCATATGTCCGGCATCAGGGCAAGTGACATCGAAGGTGTCATCATCTCATCTGTGGTCCCGCCACTGGTGAATGTAATCGAAGCGATGTGTGAGAAGTATGTAGGCAAAAAAGCTTTGCTCGTTGGGCCTGGTATCAAAACTGGCTTGAACCTGCGATACGAGAACCCTCGTGAAGTGGGTGCAGATCGTATTGTTAATGCAGTGGCAGCCGTTGAGAAGTATGGCGGCCCTCTCGTCGTGGTTGATTTCGGTACCGCAACGACCTTTGACTGTATTGACGAGAAAGGTCACTACCTGGGGGGAGCTATTGTACCTGGCATTCAGATCGCCACTGAAGCGCTCTATGAGCGGGCATCCAAGTTGCCTCGTATTGAGCTTGAGAAACCCAAAAAGGTCATTGGCCGTAATACTATTCATGCCATGCAAGCGGGTATTATATTTGGCTATGCAGGCCAGGTAGATGGTATTGTAGAACGTATTCGCGAGGAGATGGGAGCGAAGCCCCGAGTTATCGCGACGGGTGGTCTCGCTACACTTATCGCAGAAGAAACCCGTAGTATAGAGGAAGTTGATCCTCTGCTTACGCTTGAAGGGCTGCGTATTATATATGAGCGGAACCGGGAAAGGTGAGCATAGAGACGGCATACAGCGGGCTGAGATTACAGCTTAAGTGTTGTGCCGTTTTTTCTGTGTTAATACTATTATGGCGATACGCCAAAGGAGGCTGAATGACTTGGAAAACAACAACAAGCATGACCGGTTAATTCGTGGTACAGCAATGAATGGAAAGGTAAGAGCCTTTGCTATCCAGACTACGGAACTGGTTGAGGAACTACGCAGAAGACACGATACGTTTCCCACGGCTACAGCTGCCATGGGGCGTACGGTTACAACAGCAGCCATTATGGGTGCAATGCTCAAAGGTGAAGAGAAGTTAACGGTACAAGTCAACGGTGATGGTCCCATTGGACAGATTGTAGCTGATGCCAATGCGAAAGGCGAAGTACGAGGATATGTTTCTAATCCGCATGTACATTTGCCAAGCAATAGTGTGGGTAAACTGGACGTTGCAGGCGCGGTTGGAACGGAAGGGTTCATCAACATAACGAAGGATTTGGGACTGAAAGAACCATATCGTGGCAGTGTGCCTATTGTTTCAGGAGAACTGGGCGAAGACTTCACGTACTACTTTGCGCAATCGGAGCAAACACCTTCTGCTGTAGGCGTTGGTGTGCTCGTTGATACGGATAATTCCGTTATTGTCTCAGGTGGATTCATTATGCAACTGTTGCCGGGATTGACAGATCCAGAGATCACGGCGATCGAAAACGCCATTAGTACGTTGCCGCCAGTGACGACGTTGCTGGAGCAGGGGCTTGAATTGGAAGAGTTGCTTCGCCGATTGTTGCCAGATGTACAAGTGATGGAAGGATTGGATATACATTTTAGCTGTGAGTGTTCACGTGAGCGAGTAGAGAAGACTCTTATCAGCCTGGGCCAAACGGAGATGGAGCAATTAATTGAAGAAGAGGGCCAGGCTGAAGTGGTCTGCCAATTCTGTAATGAAGCCTATGACTTTAACAAAGAACAACTTGAGACCATCCTAGAGCAAGCCAAGAACTGATCTATGCGGGGACGGGATGCGGAATGACAAGACAGGAAAAAGGGTTGTGGACGGCTGTAATTGTCTTGACGTTAGGTATGCTGGTCATGGGTAGTGTGATGGCTATGCATGGTCTCAGACAGGGCAAAGACGAGGCAGATGTATCCCATGATACCAATACGGAAGAAGGAAGCACCGTCGCGACGATCAACGGAGAAGTCATCACGGACAAAGAGTGGACCGATGCGCTGAAAAGACGCTATGGCAGCGAGTTATTACTCCAGATGTTAAACCGTAAAGCAGTATATGCCGAAGCAATTGAACGCAAGCTGATCGTCACTCCCCAAGAGATTGCAAGGGAACTTGCCGCCGCGATGGATGGGTACGATTCAGAGAAATCATATTTTGACGAAATGAAGTCTCAATTGGGCCTGTCGAAACAGGAACTTGAATTGGAAGCCGGCTACAGGCTGCTGCTTGAGAAAATCGCAACGATCGGTATACAGATCAAGGATGCAGATATTGAGCATTACTGGACCGAACACCGTGAGGATTACGTCTCCCCCGAGAAATATGACTTGTCCATCATCGTAGTGAAGGAAGAAGAGGAAGCCGATTCCTTACTGGATGCGTTGGAGAAGGGGGAGGACTTTGAAGAAGCTGCTCGCAGTCAATCGACAGACAGCTTCTCTCGTGATGCTGGTGGGAGGCTGGGATGGATTGAGCGGAATGATCCATTCCAGTCAGAAGAAATCCTTCAACTTGCTGCCGGGCTGGATGTAGGCGATATTGCCGGACCGCTTCGAGTGGAAGAAGGTTATGTTATTATCAGACTTAATGATAAAGAAGAACGCCAGGTGCAGTCGGCCGAAGAGGTCCGTGAGGAGATTCGAATGCAGCTGGCTCTGAGTCAGGCTGATCCGTTGCCGCAGGTAGAGCAAATGCTGCGTAACAAGTATGAAGCCGTCATCCTGTCCGAGATTCCTGCCTCCTGAATTCAATGGAGAAGATTGTATAGTACTGCTGCATCTTGATAAAAATACTCTGTCTGCGGTCTTAGGGCCAAAGGCAGAGTATTTTTTTGAGTACTCATATTGACAATAAGGGTTAACGTTGATAAGATGAAAATAATAAATACCTACTCGTTTACTCGGATATAAAAGATTTATTTATGAACAAAGAAACTTTCGGAAACCTCCGCCCTGTCTAGAAATCTTAGCAGTAAGGGGTAGGATCAACAGGATTTCCGCAGTTCTTCTATAACAGCTAGAGGCTATCGGCCGCACAGTATAGGTTAACAGGACTCAAGTTTTATTCATCCACTAAGGAGGGCATTCATATGGCTAAAGTAGTTAATAACGTAACAGAACTCATCGGAGGTACTCCGCTTGTTCGTCTGAACCGTATCGTACCAGAAGGCAGTGCTGAAGTATTCGTGAAGCTGGAGTACCAGAATCCAGGTTCAAGCGTGAAAGACCGTATCGCAATTAGCATTGTGGAAGAAGCGGAAAAAGAAGGCAAGCTGAAACCGGGTGATACCATTATTGAAGCAACAAGTGGTAACACGGGAATTGGACTCGCGATGGTGGCTGCAGCTAAAGGCTACAAGTCCGTTATTGTAATGCCTGAGACGATGAGCTTGGAGCGTCGCAACTTGCTTCGTGCGTATGGTGCTGAGCTTGTGCTTACACCTGGAGCTGAAGGTATGAATGGTGCTGTTAAAAAAGCCGAAGAGCTGCTTAAGGAAAACCCATCCTATTTCATGGCTGAGCAATTTAAAAATAAAGCCAACGTGAAGATCCACCGTGAAACGACTGGCCCTGAGATTGTTGAAGCAATTCAATCTGTGGGCGGTACGTTGGATGCTTTCGTTGCGGGAATTGGTACAGGCGGAACAATTACAGGTACAGGCGAAGTGCTGAAAGAAGCTTTCGCTGGTATTAAAATTGTTGCGGTTGAGCCAGCAGCTTCGCCAATTCTGGCGGGCGGCAAACCAGGACCACATAAGATCCAGGGGATTGGTGCCAACTTTATCCCTGAGATTCTGGATCAGGAAATCTATGATGAGATCATTCACATTGAGAATGATGATGCATTCGAGACGGCTCGTCAGGTAGCGAAGGAAGAGGGCATTCTGTCCGGGATCTCTTCCGGTGCGGCGATCCGTGCAGGTCTTCAGGTTGCGAAACAGTTGGGTGAAGGCAAGCGCGTTGTCGTAATCGTGCCAAGTAACGGCGAACGTTATCTCAGCACACCTCTTTACAATTTCGAAGGCTAAGTCTACAAATGACAAAACCAATCCTCCTTGCCCTTATGACGGGTATGGAGGATTTTTGGTGTAATGCTTTTAAAAGGGGCGGCGCTTTAGTATACTATCAGACAATAGAACTAGCGACAGATGGAGGGCGGCACACCGCAATGACACACCTGATGACAACATACGCCGACTGGATGGAGTGGGCTGAACAAGGCTGGACCATGATGCCCTATATCACGAAGTCGGATGAGGGACCGTATCATGGCGGTTTACCGTTATCGTGGGAGGCAGCCTGGGAGCAGGCGTCACCCTACGCAATTGTGCTGGAGAATGGCAAAGGCGGGAGATATACATTTCTGGGGTTAGACCCCGTATCCGTAATTTCAGGTAAAGGTCAAGAAGCGGTTATTCATGATGTGACGCAAGAAACCACCTCGACGGACAGCGGCAAGCCACTTGATGTATTGAAGAGATGGACTGCCCCGTATAGCGCACCCAAGGTTAATGGGGCTCCAGACTTTGGGGGTGGATACGCAGGTTATCTCAGCTACGATGTAGCAAGATCATTGGAGAAGCTTCCAGTCTTGGCTGAAGATAACCCGGCTCTGCCGGATTATTGGTGGATGCGCTTTGAAGAAATATGGGCGTATGACCATGAGCAGCAGGCGCTTTTCTGCATGGTTCATCTGGCTTTAGAGCCTAACCGGAACGAAACTGATATCCGTAGCCTATATGCAACGGCCGAAGCACGAGCGACAGCGATGCAGCAAAGATGGCTTCATATTATGGGGGCTGCACAGGCTGAGGATCAACAACAGGCACTGGAACGCCGCAACAAGCAGGTCAATCGTACCCCGCAGCCTGAAGATGCGGAAAGGGAATCGGAAGGATGGGAAACCTCCTTTCCCCAGGAGGACTTTGAACAGGCTGTACGTACGGTACAGGAATATATCAGGCAGGGCGATGTGTTCCAGGTGAATCTGTCCTTGAGACAGGAGAAGCGGCTTCATTCGAGCGCTGAGCATATTTATGAATGGCTGCGCCTTGTGAATCCATCACCGTATATGGGAATGCTGCGTAGTCCAGACTTTCAACTGGTAAGCGGATCTCCCGAACTTCTGGTCAAAGTGGAGAATGGCAAAGTCAGTGCACGTCCCATTGCAGGGACCCGAAGAAGGGGCCGTGATGCAGCAGAAGATAATGCTATGGCGAATGAACTGCTCAGCAGTGAGAAGGAAAAGGCGGAGCATATTATGCTCGTTGATCTGGAACGTAATGATATCGGACGGATTGCGGCCTATGGTTCGGTTCATGTGCCTGAATTGATGACCATCGAGAAGTATTCCCATGTCATGCATCTCGTTTCCCAGGTGGAAGGCAGGCTGGCAGAAGGGTTATCCGTATTTGATGTGATCGCTGCGACATTCCCGGGTGGAACGATTACCGGAGCGCCGAAAGTCCGCACCATGGAGATTATCGAGGAGCTGGAGCCTGTTCGTCGTGGGCCTTATACGGGTTCCATCGGGTGGATGGATTACAGTGGAAATATGGAATTGAACATCGTCATTCGTACACTTGCCATTAAGGACGGTATTGGTTATGTACAGGCCGGGGCAGGGATTGTTATTGATTCCGATCCATATCGGGAATACAAGGAATGCCGCAACAAGGCAAGAGCCATGATGAGAGCTGTGAATTACAGCGAAGAGGCTGAAGCAAGCAGAGCTATTGAACAAGAACAAGCGGAGCGAACAGAAGCTGTTAAACTAAAATAAAACGAAGCAACCGTCACTTGCATTGACGG
Proteins encoded in this region:
- the hslO gene encoding Hsp33 family molecular chaperone HslO, with translation MAIRQRRLNDLENNNKHDRLIRGTAMNGKVRAFAIQTTELVEELRRRHDTFPTATAAMGRTVTTAAIMGAMLKGEEKLTVQVNGDGPIGQIVADANAKGEVRGYVSNPHVHLPSNSVGKLDVAGAVGTEGFINITKDLGLKEPYRGSVPIVSGELGEDFTYYFAQSEQTPSAVGVGVLVDTDNSVIVSGGFIMQLLPGLTDPEITAIENAISTLPPVTTLLEQGLELEELLRRLLPDVQVMEGLDIHFSCECSRERVEKTLISLGQTEMEQLIEEEGQAEVVCQFCNEAYDFNKEQLETILEQAKN
- a CDS encoding anthranilate synthase component I family protein, which translates into the protein MTHLMTTYADWMEWAEQGWTMMPYITKSDEGPYHGGLPLSWEAAWEQASPYAIVLENGKGGRYTFLGLDPVSVISGKGQEAVIHDVTQETTSTDSGKPLDVLKRWTAPYSAPKVNGAPDFGGGYAGYLSYDVARSLEKLPVLAEDNPALPDYWWMRFEEIWAYDHEQQALFCMVHLALEPNRNETDIRSLYATAEARATAMQQRWLHIMGAAQAEDQQQALERRNKQVNRTPQPEDAERESEGWETSFPQEDFEQAVRTVQEYIRQGDVFQVNLSLRQEKRLHSSAEHIYEWLRLVNPSPYMGMLRSPDFQLVSGSPELLVKVENGKVSARPIAGTRRRGRDAAEDNAMANELLSSEKEKAEHIMLVDLERNDIGRIAAYGSVHVPELMTIEKYSHVMHLVSQVEGRLAEGLSVFDVIAATFPGGTITGAPKVRTMEIIEELEPVRRGPYTGSIGWMDYSGNMELNIVIRTLAIKDGIGYVQAGAGIVIDSDPYREYKECRNKARAMMRAVNYSEEAEASRAIEQEQAERTEAVKLK
- a CDS encoding type III pantothenate kinase; this translates as MILVVDVGNSNMVLGVYQGRELLHHFRLSTSRQSTVDEYGVLIYNLFHMSGIRASDIEGVIISSVVPPLVNVIEAMCEKYVGKKALLVGPGIKTGLNLRYENPREVGADRIVNAVAAVEKYGGPLVVVDFGTATTFDCIDEKGHYLGGAIVPGIQIATEALYERASKLPRIELEKPKKVIGRNTIHAMQAGIIFGYAGQVDGIVERIREEMGAKPRVIATGGLATLIAEETRSIEEVDPLLTLEGLRIIYERNRER
- the cysK gene encoding cysteine synthase A translates to MAKVVNNVTELIGGTPLVRLNRIVPEGSAEVFVKLEYQNPGSSVKDRIAISIVEEAEKEGKLKPGDTIIEATSGNTGIGLAMVAAAKGYKSVIVMPETMSLERRNLLRAYGAELVLTPGAEGMNGAVKKAEELLKENPSYFMAEQFKNKANVKIHRETTGPEIVEAIQSVGGTLDAFVAGIGTGGTITGTGEVLKEAFAGIKIVAVEPAASPILAGGKPGPHKIQGIGANFIPEILDQEIYDEIIHIENDDAFETARQVAKEEGILSGISSGAAIRAGLQVAKQLGEGKRVVVIVPSNGERYLSTPLYNFEG
- the nadB gene encoding L-aspartate oxidase; this translates as MIPQYLVDFDLSALPMVETDVLVIGSGIAGLFTAIKASEQQRVLMITKKSLLESNTRYAQGGIAAVIAEDDSPAYHLQDTLVAGAGLCRSEAVEVLVNEGPDGVKELIRLGTLFDLENGELALTQEGAHSHRRILHANGDATGYEIVRALAVEVNEHPGIEVWDEHFVVDLITDRDRGECIGALVQKDDGSQVFVKAQATVLCSGGAGQLYRYTTNPDVATADGVAMAYRAGAIVRDMEFIQFHPTSLCYPGAPRFLVSEAVRGEGAYLRNVKGERFMDRYHAQLELAPRDIVARAIVSEMESTNSTFVYLDITHEQPEMIKHRFPTIYETCMRYGLDMTTDWIPVAPAAHYMMGGVKTDLSGESSISRLFACGEVSSTGVHGANRLASNSLSEAIVFGRRIVDRIQSLPPLGLLQARGVAPSSEGMNNKINKITEEQRPVSERRLRLQKMMVRQVGLRRNGEDLQKAMDKLQQELQFFDQTLTHKEELEYANLLTCAWLVTSGALHREESRGAHYREDFPARDDIVWQKHSLQQREQAIVEELMS
- a CDS encoding peptidyl-prolyl cis-trans isomerase, with amino-acid sequence MTRQEKGLWTAVIVLTLGMLVMGSVMAMHGLRQGKDEADVSHDTNTEEGSTVATINGEVITDKEWTDALKRRYGSELLLQMLNRKAVYAEAIERKLIVTPQEIARELAAAMDGYDSEKSYFDEMKSQLGLSKQELELEAGYRLLLEKIATIGIQIKDADIEHYWTEHREDYVSPEKYDLSIIVVKEEEEADSLLDALEKGEDFEEAARSQSTDSFSRDAGGRLGWIERNDPFQSEEILQLAAGLDVGDIAGPLRVEEGYVIIRLNDKEERQVQSAEEVREEIRMQLALSQADPLPQVEQMLRNKYEAVILSEIPAS
- the nadC gene encoding carboxylating nicotinate-nucleotide diphosphorylase, with protein sequence MILNGYNEGLIESIKNWLREDVGAGDITTSVTIPAGNQSKAIIHAKDNGIIAGMTVAELVFQVVDPDLVFTPKVTDGDQVTHGTVLAEVEGSTHSLLTGERLALNLLQRMSGIATRTRAYVDVLDGLETRLVDTRKTTPGHRLLEKYAVRVGGGANHRFGLYDAVMIKDNHIKGAGGITEAVQRARTVIPHTMTIEVETENLEQVREALQAGADIIMLDNMHPERMREAVELIREQAPHVKVEASGNVSLQTIRGIAESGVDVISVGRLTYSFESLDISLDLNEKKEG